In a single window of the Sphingobacteriales bacterium genome:
- a CDS encoding bifunctional phosphoglucose/phosphomannose isomerase produces MKFQRQYLEKFPYQVEYSLNNYIRHNLTIDNFKNIIICGLGGSGIAGRIIKSFFYDISPVPVEVISDYSLPYYVNESSLVIISSYSGNTEETLSLYIQAVEKHAFILAITTGGILQELAEENNVQVYLAEPGYQPRMALGYSLTYLSLIFSELMRQNIQNNLKSLLLNLKNTEYYLTEAGNILSGFTDRLDVKQIIITDPPTYPIGIRFAQQLQENAKTEAFVHEIPEANHNVIETYYGKLNSNFIFIDSGLLDKITYRFQFLKELLENQGNQVTMININGFTMREIYNLIYTLDWLSLMIADRKGKKSDEIKNINKLKNFLSNKN; encoded by the coding sequence ATGAAATTCCAACGGCAATACCTCGAAAAATTTCCCTATCAGGTTGAATATTCCCTAAACAATTACATTCGTCATAACCTCACGATTGATAATTTTAAGAATATCATTATCTGCGGTCTTGGAGGGTCTGGTATTGCAGGCAGAATCATAAAAAGTTTCTTTTACGACATCAGTCCGGTTCCGGTTGAAGTTATCTCCGACTACAGCCTTCCCTATTATGTCAATGAAAGTTCGCTCGTCATCATCAGTTCCTATTCAGGAAACACGGAAGAAACGCTCAGCCTGTATATTCAGGCAGTCGAAAAACATGCTTTCATTCTGGCCATCACCACCGGTGGCATTTTGCAGGAACTGGCTGAAGAAAACAATGTACAGGTTTATCTGGCCGAACCCGGTTATCAGCCCCGAATGGCTCTCGGGTATTCACTCACCTACCTGAGTCTTATTTTTTCTGAGCTGATGAGGCAAAATATTCAGAATAACCTGAAAAGCCTGCTGCTAAACCTGAAAAACACTGAATATTATCTTACAGAAGCCGGCAATATTTTATCAGGCTTTACAGACAGATTAGACGTTAAACAAATCATCATTACCGATCCGCCCACCTATCCGATAGGAATACGCTTTGCCCAGCAACTGCAGGAAAATGCCAAAACAGAAGCTTTTGTGCATGAAATACCCGAAGCCAACCACAATGTCATAGAAACCTATTATGGCAAACTCAACAGCAACTTTATCTTTATCGACAGCGGACTACTTGACAAAATCACTTACCGTTTCCAATTCCTGAAAGAATTGCTTGAAAATCAAGGCAATCAGGTTACGATGATTAACATCAACGGATTTACCATGCGTGAAATCTACAACCTCATCTATACCCTCGACTGGTTGAGCCTGATGATTGCAGATAGAAAAGGGAAAAAATCAGATGAAATTAAAAATATCAACAAGCTGAAAAATTTTCTAAGTAATAAAAACTAA